In Micromonospora purpureochromogenes, a single window of DNA contains:
- a CDS encoding ABC transporter substrate-binding protein, with translation MRTTRVFTAVAAAGLLALAGCGDGGGATSGSGPGGIQPPKIDKLASLGTGEGQVNVVAWAGYVENGSTDPKVDWVTGFEKETGCKVNVKVAGTSDEMVTLMKTGDYDVVSASGDASLRLIYGGEVAPVNTDLVPNYKDVFDGLKLKQWNSVDGVAYGIPHGRGANVLMYRTDKVTPAPTSWSAVFDANSPYKGTVTAYDSPIYIADAALYLMKHQPELGIKNPYALDDKQFAAAVDLLKKQNLLIGEYWSDYTKEVQAFKSGNSVVGTAWQVIVNLAKADGAPVEAVLPEEGATGWSDTWMVAAKAKHPNCGYLWMNHIIDPTANAAVAEWFGEAPANKLACDKTADKNHCATFHAADEAYFDQVWFWSTPVAQCLDGRTDVTCKDYAAWTQAWTTIKG, from the coding sequence ATGCGCACCACCCGAGTCTTCACCGCGGTCGCCGCGGCCGGCCTGCTCGCGCTGGCCGGATGCGGCGACGGCGGCGGCGCCACCAGCGGCTCCGGCCCCGGCGGCATCCAGCCGCCCAAGATCGACAAGCTCGCGTCGCTCGGCACCGGGGAGGGCCAGGTCAACGTCGTCGCCTGGGCCGGCTACGTCGAGAACGGCTCCACCGACCCGAAGGTCGACTGGGTCACCGGCTTCGAGAAGGAGACCGGCTGCAAGGTCAACGTGAAGGTCGCCGGCACCTCCGACGAGATGGTGACGCTGATGAAGACCGGCGACTACGACGTGGTCTCGGCCTCCGGCGACGCGTCCCTGCGGCTGATCTACGGCGGTGAGGTGGCCCCGGTCAACACCGACCTGGTGCCCAACTACAAGGACGTCTTCGACGGCCTCAAGCTCAAGCAGTGGAACTCCGTCGACGGGGTGGCGTACGGCATCCCGCACGGCCGCGGGGCCAACGTGCTCATGTACCGCACCGACAAGGTCACCCCGGCGCCGACCTCCTGGAGCGCGGTGTTCGACGCGAACTCCCCGTACAAGGGCACGGTGACGGCGTACGACTCGCCGATCTACATCGCCGACGCGGCGCTCTACCTGATGAAGCACCAGCCGGAACTGGGCATCAAGAACCCGTACGCGCTGGACGACAAGCAGTTCGCCGCCGCCGTGGACCTGCTGAAGAAGCAGAACCTGCTGATCGGTGAGTACTGGTCGGACTACACCAAGGAGGTCCAGGCCTTCAAGTCCGGCAACTCCGTCGTGGGCACCGCCTGGCAGGTCATCGTCAACCTCGCCAAGGCCGACGGCGCTCCCGTCGAGGCCGTCCTGCCGGAGGAGGGCGCGACCGGCTGGTCCGACACCTGGATGGTCGCCGCCAAGGCCAAGCACCCGAACTGCGGCTACCTCTGGATGAACCACATCATCGACCCCACGGCGAACGCCGCGGTGGCGGAGTGGTTCGGTGAGGCCCCGGCGAACAAGCTCGCCTGCGACAAGACGGCGGACAAGAACCACTGCGCCACGTTCCACGCCGCCGACGAGGCGTACTTCGACCAGGTCTGGTTCTGGAGCACTCCGGTGGCGCAGTGCCTCGACGGCCGCACGGACGTCACGTGCAAGGACTACGCGGCCTGGACCCAGGCCTGGACCACGATCAAGGGCTGA